A window of Malaclemys terrapin pileata isolate rMalTer1 chromosome 14, rMalTer1.hap1, whole genome shotgun sequence contains these coding sequences:
- the LOC128848878 gene encoding arylamine N-acetyltransferase, pineal gland isozyme NAT-10-like isoform X1 codes for MGVTGGQGERKRHRSGNMYIEEYLARIGYKGSHEKHDLETLTAIFQHHIRTVPFENLSIHCGETITLDLDQVYNKIVRKKRGGWCMEQNQLLCWVLKTLGYDTTLLGAYIYNLHQNTYASQMTHLLLKVDIDDRAYILDGGFGVSYQIWQPMELISGKDQPQTPGIFRFTENNGTWYFEKIRRKQYIANQSFSNSDLLERSECRKIYLFSLEPRTIRDFQFQRTYLQTSPDSLFTKKSICSLQTTDGFRALIGWTLIETTYNYKDNTDLVEFMTLKDEEVEETLKDKFSLTLERKFVPINLKGLYVI; via the exons ATGGGAGTCACTGGtggacaaggtgaacggaaaagacatcgctcag GCAATATGTACATCGAAGAATATTTAGCAAGAATTGGATACAAAGGCTCCCATGAAAAACATGATTTGGAAACCTTAACTGCAATCTTCCAGCACCACATCCGAACTGTtccatttgaaaatctcagcatcCATTGTGGGGAAACCATTACCTTGGATTTAGACCAGGTTTACAACAAAATTGTAAGGAAAAAGCGTGGTGGATGGTGCATGGAACAAAACCAACTTTTATGTTGGGTGCTGAAAACACTGGGATATGACACCACTCTTTTAGGAGCATATATATACAACCTGCACCAAAACACATATGCTTCCCAAATGACCCACCTTCTGCTAAAGGTGGATATTGATGATAGAGCCTATATCCTGGATGGAGGCTTTGGTGTATCCTATCAAATTTGGCAACCAATGGAACTTATTTCTGGGAAAGACCAGCCTCAGACTCCTGGCATCTTTCGCTTCACAGAAAACAATGGGACCTGGTACTTTGAGAAAATAAGAAGGAAACAATACATTGCCAACCAAAGCTTCTCTAATTCTGATCTTCTGGAAAGAAGTGAGTGCAGGAAAATTTACTTGTTCAGTCTTGAGCCACGAACAATCAGAGATTTCCAGTTCCAACGTACGTATCTTCAGACATCTCCAGATTCCCTGTTTACAAAGAAGTCAATCTGCAGCCTGCAGACCACTGATGGGTTTCGAGCTTTAATTGGGTGGACACTCATTGAGACAACTTACAACTACAAGGACAACACAGATCTGGTAGAATTCATGACTCTTAAAgatgaagaggtggaggagaCACTGAAAGATAAATTCAGCTTAACATTAGAGAGAAAATTTGTCCCAATTAACCTCAAAGGACTGTACGTGATTTAG
- the LOC128848878 gene encoding arylamine N-acetyltransferase, pineal gland isozyme NAT-10-like isoform X2 has protein sequence MYIEEYLARIGYKGSHEKHDLETLTAIFQHHIRTVPFENLSIHCGETITLDLDQVYNKIVRKKRGGWCMEQNQLLCWVLKTLGYDTTLLGAYIYNLHQNTYASQMTHLLLKVDIDDRAYILDGGFGVSYQIWQPMELISGKDQPQTPGIFRFTENNGTWYFEKIRRKQYIANQSFSNSDLLERSECRKIYLFSLEPRTIRDFQFQRTYLQTSPDSLFTKKSICSLQTTDGFRALIGWTLIETTYNYKDNTDLVEFMTLKDEEVEETLKDKFSLTLERKFVPINLKGLYVI, from the coding sequence ATGTACATCGAAGAATATTTAGCAAGAATTGGATACAAAGGCTCCCATGAAAAACATGATTTGGAAACCTTAACTGCAATCTTCCAGCACCACATCCGAACTGTtccatttgaaaatctcagcatcCATTGTGGGGAAACCATTACCTTGGATTTAGACCAGGTTTACAACAAAATTGTAAGGAAAAAGCGTGGTGGATGGTGCATGGAACAAAACCAACTTTTATGTTGGGTGCTGAAAACACTGGGATATGACACCACTCTTTTAGGAGCATATATATACAACCTGCACCAAAACACATATGCTTCCCAAATGACCCACCTTCTGCTAAAGGTGGATATTGATGATAGAGCCTATATCCTGGATGGAGGCTTTGGTGTATCCTATCAAATTTGGCAACCAATGGAACTTATTTCTGGGAAAGACCAGCCTCAGACTCCTGGCATCTTTCGCTTCACAGAAAACAATGGGACCTGGTACTTTGAGAAAATAAGAAGGAAACAATACATTGCCAACCAAAGCTTCTCTAATTCTGATCTTCTGGAAAGAAGTGAGTGCAGGAAAATTTACTTGTTCAGTCTTGAGCCACGAACAATCAGAGATTTCCAGTTCCAACGTACGTATCTTCAGACATCTCCAGATTCCCTGTTTACAAAGAAGTCAATCTGCAGCCTGCAGACCACTGATGGGTTTCGAGCTTTAATTGGGTGGACACTCATTGAGACAACTTACAACTACAAGGACAACACAGATCTGGTAGAATTCATGACTCTTAAAgatgaagaggtggaggagaCACTGAAAGATAAATTCAGCTTAACATTAGAGAGAAAATTTGTCCCAATTAACCTCAAAGGACTGTACGTGATTTAG
- the LOC128848751 gene encoding arylamine N-acetyltransferase, pineal gland isozyme NAT-3-like, with product MNITDYFTRISYNGSYKNPDLETLTAIFQHHIRAVPFENLSIHCGETIELDLEPVYDKIVKKKRGGWCMENNHLLYWVLKTLGYDTTIIGAKVYNPEENAYNHHIDHLLLKVVLDGKAYIVDGGFGMVYQMWQPMELISGKDQPQVPGIFRFMEDNGIWYFEKIKRKQYNPNQSVSNSNNLEKNACKKVYLFTLEPREIEDFRPQSVYLQTSPDSLFVKKSICSLQTTDGLWALVGWKLTKVKYNYKENMDLVETTTLTDEEVLKTVKDKFRVMLDHKLIPVNRSRLSMV from the coding sequence ATGAACATCACGGACTATTTCACCAGAATTTCTTATAATGGCTCCTACAAAAACCCGGATTTGGAGACCTTGACTGCAATATTCCAGCACCACATCAGGGCtgttccttttgaaaacctcagcaTCCACTGTGGGGAAACCATCGAGTTAGACTTAGAACCAGTTTATGACAAAATAGTGAAGAAGAAACGTGGTGGCTGGTGCATGGAAAACAACCATCTTTTATATTGGGTTCTGAAAACGCTGGGATATGACACCACCATAATAGGAGCAAAAGTTTACAACCCAGAAGAAAATGCATATAATCATCATATTGATCACCTTCTGCTAAAGGTGGTCCTGGATGGGAAAGCCTACATAGTGGACGGCGGCTTTGGAATGGTCTATCAAATGTGGCAGCCAATGGAGCTGATTTCTGGGAAAGACCAGCCCCAGGTTCCCGGCATCTTTCGCTTCATGGAAGACAATGGGATCTGGTACTTTGAGAAAATCAAAAGGAAGCAATACAATCCCAACCAAAGCGTCTCTAATTCcaataatctggaaaaaaatgcaTGTAAGAAAGTTTACCTGTTTACCCTGGAGCCACGAGAGATAGAAGATTTCAGGCCCCAGAGTGTGTATCTCCAGACATCTCCAGATTCTCTGTTCGTTAAAAAGTCCATCTGCAGCCTCCAGACCACTGATGGCCTTTGGGCTTTAGTTGGGTGGAAACTCACCAAGGTTAAATACAATTACAAGGAGAACATGGATCTGGTGGAAACCACAACACTTACAGATGAGGAGGTGTTAAAAACAGTGAAAGACAAATTCAGAGTAATGCTAGATCATAAACTCATCCCAGTGAACAGGAGCAGATTGTCTATGGTTTAG